Within Nematostella vectensis chromosome 1, jaNemVect1.1, whole genome shotgun sequence, the genomic segment GTATTTCTACTATTGTGCTCATACCGACGCCGTCGGAAGCGACATTTAACATACATGTCCCGAAAGCCTTTGCGGATTTTGGCATTCCTGATGCCGTAAATAGCTGGGTTACACGTGCTGTTGACGTACCCCAGGATCAAGCTCCACATGTTTACCCTGCGCGGAACAGTCCCGGGTAGGTACACATTCAGGAAGATCGTCACGGCAAACAAGGCCCACGATACCATAAAGCACACCACTACAATCAGTAGCGTGTGGGTTATCTTAGACTCTTCCGGGGACGCAATCTTCAGTTCCCTTCCCCTGAACTGGTTACCAGGATTCAGTACTGGCTTTTTTAGGGAAAGTCCATTAGGGAACTGTGCGTGCAATCTCTTGCGTAGTGTTCTTGTAAACATAAGAATCTTGTAATAGCAAACAGCCATCGTTAGAAGCGGTCCGAAGAAGCAAATGATCACGGTGAAGTACATGTAGAAGAGGTTGGACGACCACAACACGAAGCAGTATCTCTGATCATGTACGTACCCATACTCACCCCACCCTAGAAGGGGAGGCGCGGAGAGGGTGAGCGCAAACAGCCACGCAGATGCTCCAAACATCACTAGTCTCCGTGTAGTAAAGTAGAGCTTGTACTTTTTCCAGTGTACGATATAGATGTACCTATGCACCGTTATCATAGTGAGGTTGGCGACGGATGCTATGAAAGTCGTGATTGTGATGTAGCCAAAAGCAACACAGGCTCTCTCTCCCAGGAACCAATCACCGCGGATTATCACCGCCACCATGATAGGCCCACTGACACTAGTCACTAACAGGTCAGCGGCTGCAAGACTCAGAATATAGTAGTTTGCGGTGGTTTGCaaggttttgttgttgtacaCTATCATAAACAGATTCGTGTTGCCTATGATGGAAAGAACGCAGAGGAGTGTTGAGACCGTCGCTTCCACGATTGCGTCTGTGTCGGCAACCATATTTAGGATTAGCAGTTATGTCTCCTTAAAAAAGACGGTGAGTTGAGTGAAGTGAGCACAAGTGAGTGAAAGAAAAACGTAATGCTACTTTACAAAAAGCAGTCAGGTGGAGCCAGCCGTATCTGTGCAAATGTGCAAATTGACATACGGCATATTATGAGGTGGCAGTCAGCGGTTTTACCACTTTTTGACGGCAGTAAATAGACAGCGGTATGGTAAGCAGCAAAGTAAATTGCAATCTATTTATTATGCTTGCGATAATAGCCAGTGGTATCCGAGATTGATGAGACGGCAGCCAAGCTTGGTCAAACTTCTAGTCACAATGTTGAATGATGAAACGTTATTgatagtcagcggtatccaccATAAACGAGACAGCAGTTTTTCAGCGGCGCTTCTAAGAAGACGACAGAGATGGTCAGCGGTATCTTTGATGTACTGGGTGGTATCCAAGGCATCCGGTTCCGAAATGTGGGCCCAGCTCTCAACCTTTTCACAACGTCAGGCTTTTAATATGAGGCCGCAATCAGGAACCAGCGGTGTACTTGCCAAGCCGTCGTCAACATCCACCGTGACTATCACTGAGACACAGATCTTTGTCATTCGATGGTGGAAAGTGCCTGTGACTGTCAGAGTTTAATGGTGCGATCGTTATGAAaaaccaaaatattaaaatctgGTTATTTTCTCCTTCTcctcttcctttttttattttatattacaCTTAAGATAAAAgtggaaataaaatattattattattttatagcgGGGTGTTCTGAAGGTACCTATTTTATAAGAGATTGGGTGTTCTGAAGGTACCTATTTAGGAGATTGGGTGTTCTGAAGGTACCTATTTTGTAGGAGATTGGGTGTTCTGAAGGTACCTATTTTGTAGGAGATTGGGTGTTCTGAAGGTACCTATTTTTTAGGAGATTGGGTGTTCTGAAGGTACCTATTTTGTAGGAGATTGGGTGTTCTTAAGGTACCTATTTTGTAGGAGATTGGGTTTTCTGAAGGTACCTATTTTGTAGGAGATTGGTTGTTCTGAAGGTACCTATTTTTTAGGAGATTGGGGTGGTGTTAGTGTGTACTAATATGTCCTTATCGAGATCTTAAGTAGTGTTTAAAAGGTTAATAATGAAATTATTGCATCTTTCAAGCAAGTAAAGAAATGTAAAAAAGTCCCAAACGCCAAGAAACGCATGCTATTGGTTTTAGAATTAAGTGGTATTAATCAACAATGTTATATCGGTTTCATCGAATTATCTAAATAAATCATTATCTGGAGATTTAAGTGAAGAATTCCATTTTAAGATGACTTATGTATTTGAAAAATGTTATCTATTTGAATAAAGCTTTTGTGGTTACCTTGAAGTTGATGAGCACACTGTCTTCAACAGTAAGTTCCCATTTCCCAAAAGATCCGACGTCTGTTATGGATGAAGATTTCGTTTCCTCGAGTCCTGGTGGGAAAATCAAATCAGTTCGCCTAAACGAGTTGAAAACATAAAGCATTCAGGTCTACCAATCAACATAtactaatgttttgtttttgtgaaaATGCTACTCCGCGGAACCGGAGGTGAAAATAATTGGGACAAAATAGCGACATATAACGGAAAGATTATCATGCGTTTAAATGCATATTCTCTAAGCTGATTAGCATAATTGAAGCAAGTTTAGTAATTGCATGACAACCAGCAAGAGATGGCTGATGGCCAAAAATAGAAGCTGCCCCGTAACCATGGTAACAGTGAAGGAACCTGGGGCTCCAGCGGCGCCCAGAGTCGTAATGACGCAATCAAAACAACTGGTGCAAGGGGCATCTGGTGGGATATGATATGCTAGATATGCTAGCTTCAGAAAaagagagaagaaaaagggaattgagTGATAGATGTGTAAACTGACTTTGTAAGATTGGCGCAAACAAACACCGCTCATATCTAACAAATACTTTAACAGCTGCAAATGGGggaatttatttttgtattaattTAATGTTGACAAATAAACAGGATGTAAGTTATCATCTGTATGCCAGCCTACGAAAAAGTGCCTTGTGGATcataaagaaatgaaaaagtaaaataaaataatataataaagaTCTTCTTGATGTGATCTGTCATCACAGAAGCAGTATATTGTCGTTGTAATCCGCTGAAATAGGACAATTTGTGATTGGACAAAATATCGTTTAATTAATTTATCatttaaataatatataattcaCTTTTGTCGCAACAGCgaaaaaaaagaaggaaaCACTTCAGTTCACACGAAACGATATTGCGCAAGCAATCAAGATTTTAATATTGCGAGCACATCCGATAATTTTAGTGACCAGCACGGACCCTATATCTGTAACCTATGCCCTATATCTTCACCTGTCGTCCGACAACCATCAAAGCCACGACAGCCAATACCATGACAACCATTACTTTATTCTCCGTTTTCATTTTGCTCCGTGTATTGATTCTAGCCTTTTAGAATATGCCCAAATTGCGCGCAAATGCGGGATCGGGACTCTAAATCGTCTGGGTACAATTTGACGTTCAAAAGAAAGACCATCAATGCAAGGGAGCCAACTGTTTGTTCGTGATCAAAAGCAAAAC encodes:
- the LOC5516328 gene encoding muscarinic acetylcholine receptor M4, with translation MVADTDAIVEATVSTLLCVLSIIGNTNLFMIVYNNKTLQTTANYYILSLAAADLLVTSVSGPIMVAVIIRGDWFLGERACVAFGYITITTFIASVANLTMITVHRYIYIVHWKKYKLYFTTRRLVMFGASAWLFALTLSAPPLLGWGEYGYVHDQRYCFVLWSSNLFYMYFTVIICFFGPLLTMAVCYYKILMFTRTLRKRLHAQFPNGLSLKKPVLNPGNQFRGRELKIASPEESKITHTLLIVVVCFMVSWALFAVTIFLNVYLPGTVPRRVNMWSLILGYVNSTCNPAIYGIRNAKIRKGFRDMYVKCRFRRRRYEHNSRNTTSQRDSTQSRERSPINFRMRSRTDKCYVISVITNTQANTACNPMKTDTVAFDGKQSVRITAWRTSTI